The Xylanivirga thermophila genome includes a region encoding these proteins:
- a CDS encoding SHOCT domain-containing protein — protein MTKTEPVNEVRYLMAHNFLTYLLEQGKITQEEFQIADQFVVEKYKPRLRII, from the coding sequence ATGACGAAAACAGAACCAGTAAACGAAGTCCGTTATTTAATGGCGCACAACTTCCTCACCTATCTTCTGGAGCAGGGCAAAATTACTCAGGAAGAATTTCAGATTGCAGACCAATTCGTGGTCGAAAAGTACAAGCCGAGGCTCCGGATTATTTAG
- a CDS encoding recombinase family protein yields MPQVQVIEPVNSIYRYSPPKLRVCAYARVSSDSADQLNSFSVQMEHYTSLIAENDEWELVDIYADEGITGTRSDKREEFQRMLSDCRKGKIDRILVKSVSRFARNIHDCLSTVRELKALGVEVEFEEDGIKTADMHDEMMIGAFSSIAQEESTSISNNMRWSYARRMQNGNFTCCCPPYGYDLINNILIPNPKEAPMVRRIFGSYLSGKSMEQIASELNADGIPCKNGEVKWLYTAVSYILKSERYIGDALLQKSYTTDTMPFQTKRNKGERDRYYITGSHEPIISRSEFEQAQRLMKARNSLYPNKGRGRQYTFSQKIRCGKCGTNFSRRVTNGKTYWVCHRHFRSKELCEIRQIREDAIMQAFIRMYNKLKQNSRYILSSALNELMDLKSKITMSDVKVGSINKEIAELTKQSLVLNRLRTKGYMDSAVFMQKNNEINQQLDLLKRNRRRLLESDADDEMISDCKLLIELMEQGSPYLTAFDEALFHSIVNQIVVTEQDKLKFCLIGGLAFTEQLPKEVFGR; encoded by the coding sequence ATGCCACAGGTACAGGTTATCGAACCGGTAAATTCCATTTACCGATATTCACCGCCCAAGCTGCGTGTCTGCGCCTACGCCAGAGTCAGCAGTGACTCCGCCGATCAGCTAAATTCCTTTTCCGTGCAGATGGAGCATTACACTTCCCTGATTGCCGAAAATGACGAATGGGAGCTGGTGGACATCTATGCCGATGAGGGCATTACCGGAACCCGGTCGGACAAGCGGGAGGAATTCCAGCGGATGCTTTCCGACTGCAGAAAGGGCAAAATCGACCGCATCCTTGTGAAATCCGTTTCCCGGTTTGCGAGGAACATTCATGACTGCCTCTCCACCGTCCGAGAGCTGAAAGCCCTCGGTGTAGAGGTGGAATTTGAGGAAGATGGTATCAAGACAGCGGATATGCACGATGAGATGATGATTGGAGCCTTCAGCTCCATCGCCCAAGAGGAATCCACCTCCATCTCTAACAATATGCGCTGGAGCTACGCTCGTAGGATGCAAAACGGAAATTTCACTTGTTGCTGCCCACCCTACGGATACGATCTTATAAACAACATACTGATTCCAAATCCCAAGGAAGCACCGATGGTGCGAAGAATATTCGGAAGCTACCTATCCGGCAAGAGCATGGAGCAGATAGCCAGTGAGCTGAACGCAGATGGCATCCCCTGCAAAAATGGAGAGGTAAAATGGCTGTATACCGCTGTCAGCTATATTCTCAAAAGCGAGCGTTACATCGGTGATGCCCTGCTGCAGAAATCCTACACCACCGACACCATGCCCTTTCAAACCAAGCGCAACAAGGGCGAGCGTGACCGCTATTACATCACCGGTTCCCATGAACCGATTATCAGCCGGTCGGAGTTTGAGCAGGCACAGCGGCTGATGAAAGCCCGTAACTCCCTTTATCCAAACAAGGGGCGTGGCAGGCAATACACTTTCTCACAGAAAATTCGATGTGGCAAATGCGGTACGAATTTCTCCCGCAGGGTGACCAATGGAAAAACCTATTGGGTATGCCACAGGCACTTCCGCAGCAAGGAGCTTTGCGAAATCCGTCAAATCCGGGAAGATGCCATCATGCAGGCGTTCATCCGAATGTACAACAAGTTAAAACAGAACAGCCGCTATATTCTCTCCTCCGCTTTAAACGAGCTGATGGATCTCAAATCCAAAATCACCATGAGCGATGTAAAAGTCGGAAGCATCAATAAGGAAATAGCGGAACTCACCAAGCAGAGTCTGGTACTGAATCGTCTCAGGACGAAAGGTTACATGGACTCTGCTGTTTTTATGCAGAAAAACAATGAAATCAACCAGCAGCTCGATTTGCTCAAGCGAAACCGCCGCAGACTGCTGGAAAGCGATGCGGACGATGAGATGATTTCCGACTGCAAGCTATTGATTGAGCTGATGGAACAGGGATCGCCGTACCTGACTGCTTTTGATGAAGCCCTATTTCACAGCATTGTCAATCAGATCGTTGTCACCGAGCAGGATAAACTCAAATTCTGCCTGATCGGTGGTCTTGCCTTTACCGAGCAGCTGCCCAAGGAGGTGTTCGGACGATGA